Sequence from the Neptunomonas japonica JAMM 1380 genome:
GAAGGTTTGACGCTGGGTTGGCGTGTGTCGGTTGCAGGCGGAGCGGGTTTTGGTGTAACAACGGCTGGTGCTTCTACTTCTACTTCTGCTTTATTGTTACTATTTGTCACGGAGCTTTGCGGTGCTTCCTCTTCTTGGGAACAGCTGGTTAGTAGCATCGCAATGCAGAAATACATCATAGCCAGTAATAATGGTTGTGAGGTTAATTGGCTATATCTCATGCGATGTCCCCCAGTTATTAGTTAGTCCTATTTATTGGCTGGTCTTATTAATGTTTTTGTATGGCTATGCAATATAGGTTTCGCCAATTTCAAACTTATTTCTCACAATTGATATGGGAAAACTAGTGCGCATTTGGTAATGAGGAGTATCAGGAAAAGATCGCCAGTTTCCTCCCCATTCAAGAAGCCCTGACATAGCAAACTCTGAAGCCTTTATGTAGTCCTTGGGGTTACTCGAATAGCCGCCAGTTGCAGTGAATATGCCGATATCCCAAGCAATACCAAAATTATGGTTACTCCTGCCACCACGTGCTTTTGTTATGATAGGGCCAGGGTTGTTGTATCGCCCTTGTCGAAATAGCTTGTTTTGCTCTTCATAGGTGCGTGTGCCAGAGATTATCTTTGCGTTGATGTTATTGTTAAGAAGCCGGTTCATAAAGTGCCTGGCTTCTAATTGTGCTTTGAGAGATAGAGTACATATGTGCTTTTCTGTGCGGTGATCAAAAGCGCCTATTTGTTCTTTCATAGCGTCTGATTTGAGGTGAAATTCATTCGCGCCTTTCTCTGTGAATCTTCCCCAAATCCCGTCGAGTGTTTTACTGTATAGCCCTTCGGTTTTTAAAAGTCGTTGGAAAAAGAGCACATCATCTCCAAATAGTCCGTAGCTCATAAGATTCTCCTTGTTATCGTTATTACTTCTCTTTTGTGGTTTCGGTTTTTCCGGACAGCTGCCCTAAAACATATCCAGCTATACCGCTCAGAATGGCACCTGTGATATTTCCATCTAATCGGTTTGCCAAGCTAAGCACCACGGTGGCGGCAATTACACCAATGACCGTAACGGTTTTGAAAAATGATGAGCTTTTTAATATATCCATGATTTTCTCATCCGATTTGGCAACCGCGTTCCAGAACATGCCCCACATTGTGACTATGCCTATGGTAGCCAGTACAGATAGACCAACAATGTATTCAGCTTTTAACTCCATGGTTTGTTCAATGATTTCTGTCTCCATTACTGTGCTCCATTAAAGGTATTGTTTGCGCTATTTCTGAGTCGGTAGATAAATGAAAAATAGCAGGGCTTTAGGAACGTTCTATTAAAATAATAAAGAGAATTAGCCGACCTGTTGAAAGCATAAATTTGTATGGGCAGTATTGAGCGAAAGGAGGGTATTGTATTTACGCTAGAGCGCGGTCTGTTTTTTGGTAAATAATACACATGCGCACAGGGTTGCGGGGAGTATGTATAAGCATCGATTGAATGAGGTACTTTTAGCGGGTACATAATAAAACCTACCGCATTATTATTGGTATAGGTGGCTTTAATTCTTTATGCACGGAGGCCGTCAGTTGTTACTGCTTTTAGAAGGAATCCGAGACCATAAAATATCCTTTATATAAATCTATACTCTGATTTAATAGCTTATGCAAACGTTCGTTTTACGCTGGTACTGCC
This genomic interval carries:
- a CDS encoding M15 family metallopeptidase; translated protein: MSYGLFGDDVLFFQRLLKTEGLYSKTLDGIWGRFTEKGANEFHLKSDAMKEQIGAFDHRTEKHICTLSLKAQLEARHFMNRLLNNNINAKIISGTRTYEEQNKLFRQGRYNNPGPIITKARGGRSNHNFGIAWDIGIFTATGGYSSNPKDYIKASEFAMSGLLEWGGNWRSFPDTPHYQMRTSFPISIVRNKFEIGETYIA